A window from Gossypium raimondii isolate GPD5lz chromosome 7, ASM2569854v1, whole genome shotgun sequence encodes these proteins:
- the LOC128042561 gene encoding mitogen-activated protein kinase kinase kinase 20-like yields the protein MMNKYGGKIPERDVNCYTQMILEGLLDVYEKGFIHSDRKLGNILAFPPQHGTHLPTLKIVDFRLAKQQGVKDTRFGFQGRSPWDTHDRDDLRDKLLMGESPNILEDMSKLGNSFLRECFTINPNKRWNASKLLCHPYLLLSEHMLPKDNQQSLPYFQQQKVLESQNIPPLLGFNIPNKI from the exons ATGATGAACAAGTATGGTGGTAAAATCCCAGAAAGGGATGTTAACTGTTATACCCAAATGATATTGGAAGGACTTTTGGATGTTTATGAGAAAGGATTCATTCACTCTGATCGAAAACTAGGTAATATTCTGGCTTTCCCTCCTCAACATGGTACCCATTTACCTACTCTAAAGATTGTCGATTTCAGGTTAGCTAAACAACAAGGGGTAAAAGATACAAGGTTTGGGTTTCAAG GGAGATCGCCATGGGACACTCATGATCGAGATGATTTAAGAGACAAGCTATTGATGGGAGAATCACCCAACATACTGGAGGACATGTCAAAGCTAGGAAATAGTTTCTTGAGAGAATGTTTTACTATCAATCCAAACAAAAGGTGGAATGCTAGCAAGCTATTATGTCATCCGTATCTTCTTCTATCAGAGCACATGCTTCCCAAAGATAACCAACAATCTTTACCCTACTTTCAACAACAAAAAGTACTAGAGTCTCAAAATATTCCACCGTTACTAGGTTTTAACATTCCTAATAAAATCTag
- the LOC105789783 gene encoding mitogen-activated protein kinase kinase kinase 20, which translates to MFLEYAPEGSLLDLMDKYGGKIPERDVNCYTQMILEGLLDVHEKGFIHSDLKPSNILVFTPQHGTYLPILKIADFGLAKQQGAKDTRSGFRGTKYYMSPESIVGEVSGALDIWSLGCIVVEMITRRLPWDTHDQDDLRDKLLRGESPNIPEDMSKLGKSFLRECFTIDPNKR; encoded by the coding sequence ATGTTCCTTGAATATGCTCCAGAAGGTAGTTTGTTAGACTTGATGGACAAGTATGGTGGTAAAATCCCAGAAAGGGATGTCAACTGTTATACCCAAATGATATTGGAAGGGCTTTTGGACGTTCATGAGAAAGGATTCATTCACTCTGATCTAAAACCAAGTAATATTCTGGTTTTCACTCCTCAACATGGTACCTATTTACCTATTCTAAAGATTGCCGATTTCGGGCTAGCTAAACAACAAGGGGCAAAAGATACAAGGTCTGGGTTTCGAGGTACAAAGTATTATATGTCTCCTGAATCGATTGTCGGGGAAGTTAGTGGTGCATTAGATATATGGTCGTTGGGTTGCATCGTGGTTGAAATGATTACGAGGAGATTGCCATGGGACACTCATGACCAAGATGATTTAAGAGACAAGCTGTTAAGGGGAGAATCACCCAACATCCCTGAAGACATGTCGAAGCTAGGAAAGAGTTTCTTGAGGGAATGCTTTACTATCGATCCAAACAAAAGGTAA